One genomic segment of Mauremys mutica isolate MM-2020 ecotype Southern chromosome 10, ASM2049712v1, whole genome shotgun sequence includes these proteins:
- the CCNYL1 gene encoding cyclin-Y-like protein 1 isoform X2, whose amino-acid sequence MEDKALTWIFSLCVEFAGLVILHVRSKWSTFGVETGPHSDLALESNPSDHPRASTIFLSKSQTDVREKRKSNHINHVSPGQLTKKYSSCSTIFIDDSTVSQPNLRSTIKCVTLAIYYHIKNRDSIRSLDIFDEKSHPLTREEVPNDYGKHDPDHKHIYRFVRTLFSAAQLTAECAIVTLVYLERLLTYAEIDICPSNWKRIVLGAILLASKVWDDQAVWNVDYCQILKDITVEDMNEMERHFLELLQFNINVPASVYAKYYFDLRSLADDNNLNFLLEPLSKERAQKLEAISRLCEDKYKDLSKAAMRRSFSADNLVGIRRSNAILS is encoded by the exons ATGGAAGACAAAGCGCTCACCTGGATTTTCAGTTTGTGTGTTGAATTTGCAGGGCTTGTGATTCTTCATGTTAGAAGTAAATGGAGCACATTTGGTGTGGAAACTGGACCCCACAGTG ATTTAGCCTTGGAATCAAATCCATCTGACCATCCCAGAGCAAGCACAATTTTCCTGAGCAAGTCCCAAACAGATG TGCGAGAGAAGAGGAAGAGTAACCACATCAATCAT gtttctcCAGGGCAGCTTACGAAAAAGTATAGCTCATGCTCAACCATATTTATAGACGACAGCACAGTCAGCCAGCCTAATCTTAGAAGCACAATAAAATG TGTGACGTTAGCAATATACTACCACATAAAGAACAG AGATTCAATAAGATCATTGgatatttttgatgaaaaatcccATCCTCTCACG CGGGAAGAAGTTCCAAATGACTACGGCAAACATGACCCTGATCACAAGCACATTTACCGTTTTGTACGGACGCTTTTTAGCGCAGCGCAGCTGACAGCTGAATGTGCAATAGTGACACTG GTTTACTTGGAAAGACTCTTAACCTATGCGGAGATTGACATCTGTCCTAGTAACTGGAAAAGAATAGTTCTAGGAGCTATTCTGCTGGCTTCTAAGGTTTGGGATGATCAGGCTGTGTGGAATGTGGATTACTGCCAAATATTGAAGGACATTACGGTTGAGGACAT GAATGAGATGGAAAGACACTTCTTGGAGCTGCTGCAGTTTAATATCAATGTTCCTGCCAGTGTTTATGCCAAATACTACTTTGATCTTCGCTCCTTAGCAGATGACAACAACCTGAATTTTCTGCTGGAGCCTCTTAGTAAAGAGAGAGCACAGAAACTGGAG GCTATCTCCAGGCTCTGTGAGGACAAATACAAAGACTTGTCCAAAGCTGCTATGAGACGATCTTTCAGTGCTGATAATTTAGTTGGTATCCGTCGTTCTAATGCCATCCTCTCCTGA